The Nitrospira sp. SG-bin1 genome window below encodes:
- a CDS encoding mannose-6-phosphate isomerase, whose translation MAEDDTHLREIFHPAKHQLKLNYSLAHGTLPFGQRSKRHVLASSEVYYFIAGRGRFTIDDHVTTIEAGTTVYVPPGGQQFVENTGETDIEFLCLVDPAWRLEDERILE comes from the coding sequence ATGGCCGAGGACGATACTCATTTGCGGGAGATTTTTCACCCTGCCAAGCATCAGCTCAAACTGAATTATAGTCTTGCCCACGGGACATTACCGTTCGGCCAACGCTCGAAGCGCCATGTGCTGGCCTCGTCGGAGGTCTATTACTTCATCGCAGGACGGGGCCGCTTCACGATCGACGACCACGTCACCACGATCGAAGCCGGAACGACTGTCTATGTGCCCCCGGGAGGACAACAGTTCGTCGAAAATACCGGAGAGACCGATATCGAGTTTCTGTGCCTCGTCGATCCGGCCTGGCGGCTTGAGGACGAAAGGATCCTGGAATAG
- a CDS encoding 3-isopropylmalate dehydrogenase, producing the protein MKAKIAVLAGDGVGREIVPEAVKVLKVIAEKYGHSFEFAAADIGGQALDKFGVPLPKDTLALAKQSDAVLLGAVGGPRWEGLEYSLRPERALLGIREALGLYANLRPAKLYSNLVDASTLKREVVEGIDILVIRELTGGIYFGKPKGIEKLPNGDERGVNTEVYSTEEVRRIAKVAFEAARKRRKKVTSVDKANVLESSELWRKVVIDVHASYPDVELGHMYVDNAAMQLVRNPRQFDVLLCNNMFGDILSDEAAMLTGSIGMLPSASIGAKVGLFEPIHGSAPDIAGKNIANPIATISSAAMMLSYAFQLDKEADAIEQAIVKTLDLGYRTKDIQSPGAKIVGTVEMGEAIVRNLN; encoded by the coding sequence GTGAAGGCCAAGATTGCCGTGCTGGCCGGTGACGGAGTCGGGCGCGAAATCGTTCCCGAAGCCGTGAAGGTCCTGAAGGTCATTGCCGAGAAGTACGGGCACTCGTTCGAGTTTGCGGCAGCCGACATCGGCGGGCAGGCGCTCGACAAGTTCGGGGTACCGCTGCCGAAGGACACATTGGCGCTTGCCAAACAAAGCGATGCCGTCCTGCTGGGAGCCGTCGGAGGACCTCGATGGGAGGGATTGGAGTATAGCCTGCGACCGGAGCGCGCATTGCTCGGCATCCGGGAAGCCTTGGGGCTCTATGCCAACTTGAGGCCGGCCAAGCTCTATTCGAATTTGGTGGATGCCTCCACGTTGAAGCGCGAAGTTGTCGAGGGAATCGATATCCTCGTGATCCGTGAGCTCACCGGCGGCATTTATTTCGGCAAGCCGAAGGGAATCGAAAAGCTGCCGAACGGCGACGAGCGCGGGGTCAATACGGAAGTCTATTCCACGGAAGAAGTCCGGCGGATCGCCAAGGTAGCATTCGAGGCGGCGCGGAAGCGGCGTAAGAAGGTCACTTCTGTCGACAAAGCGAATGTCTTGGAGTCGTCCGAGCTGTGGCGCAAGGTGGTCATCGACGTCCACGCGTCTTATCCCGATGTCGAACTGGGACATATGTACGTGGATAACGCGGCAATGCAATTGGTGCGGAATCCGCGACAATTCGACGTGCTGCTCTGTAACAACATGTTCGGAGACATTTTGAGCGATGAAGCCGCGATGCTGACCGGTTCGATCGGAATGTTGCCTTCGGCGAGTATCGGGGCCAAGGTCGGTCTCTTTGAGCCGATTCACGGAAGCGCGCCGGACATTGCCGGAAAGAATATTGCCAATCCCATCGCCACAATCTCATCGGCCGCCATGATGTTGTCGTATGCCTTTCAACTCGATAAAGAAGCGGACGCGATCGAACAGGCCATCGTGAAAACGCTCGACCTGGGCTATCGGACCAAAGATATTCAGAGCCCAGGAGCGAAGATCGTCGGCACCGTGGAGATGGGCGAGGCCATTGTCCGCAACTTGAACTAG
- a CDS encoding aspartate-semialdehyde dehydrogenase (catalyzes the formation of 4-aspartyl phosphate from aspartate 4-semialdehyde) yields the protein MIKKKPGYTVAILGATGAVGKETLEILEERKFPLTSLRLFASKRSAGEMMVCQGKEWTVEELTESASFEGVDLAFISATDAISKDYGQRLGAAGIAVIDDSAVFRMDEQVPLVVPEVNAAALRTMPRGIVSIPNCTTTPLVMALKPLHDAVGVKRVVVTTFQSVSGTGAAAMDELMDQTKDLLAFRDVTSKVYPYQIAFNLLPHIGSFNEGGDCSEEVKIAKETRKILNAPALRVTATTVRVPVLRCHSEAINVELERPMKANDARAALAAMPGVIVYDDPVKKLYPMPLDATGKDEVYIGRVREDESIAHGLNLWVVSDNLRKGAALNAIQIAECLVNG from the coding sequence ATGATCAAGAAGAAACCAGGGTATACGGTGGCCATTCTTGGCGCCACCGGTGCGGTGGGGAAGGAAACGCTTGAGATCTTGGAGGAGCGGAAATTTCCGTTGACGAGCCTCCGGCTCTTCGCGTCCAAGCGGTCGGCCGGTGAAATGATGGTATGTCAGGGAAAGGAGTGGACGGTTGAAGAACTGACCGAATCCGCATCGTTCGAGGGAGTTGACCTGGCGTTCATTTCTGCGACGGATGCCATCAGCAAAGATTATGGTCAGCGACTGGGAGCCGCCGGGATTGCGGTGATCGACGATAGTGCCGTGTTTCGCATGGATGAGCAGGTTCCCTTGGTGGTGCCGGAGGTGAACGCCGCGGCGTTACGCACCATGCCTCGGGGAATCGTCTCCATTCCCAACTGCACGACGACACCGTTGGTCATGGCCCTTAAACCGCTTCACGATGCGGTGGGGGTCAAGCGGGTGGTGGTGACGACCTTTCAATCGGTCTCGGGGACCGGTGCGGCGGCCATGGACGAATTGATGGATCAAACGAAAGACTTGCTCGCGTTTCGCGACGTCACTTCCAAGGTCTATCCCTACCAAATCGCCTTCAATCTCTTGCCGCACATCGGGTCGTTCAACGAGGGAGGGGACTGTTCGGAGGAAGTGAAGATCGCGAAAGAGACCCGTAAGATTCTCAACGCGCCAGCGCTTCGGGTGACGGCGACGACGGTGCGTGTGCCCGTGTTGCGCTGTCACTCCGAGGCCATCAACGTGGAATTGGAGCGTCCGATGAAGGCGAATGACGCGCGTGCGGCGCTCGCCGCCATGCCCGGCGTGATCGTGTACGACGATCCGGTGAAGAAACTGTACCCGATGCCGCTCGATGCGACCGGAAAAGACGAAGTCTACATCGGCCGTGTACGGGAAGATGAATCGATCGCACACGGTCTGAACCTTTGGGTGGTGTCCGACAATCTTCGCAAAGGAGCCGCGCTGAACGCCATTCAGATCGCGGAATGCCTCGTGAACGGCTAG
- a CDS encoding rod shape-determining protein (functions in MreBCD complex in some organisms) — MGFPGDVFGWFSDDLAIDLGTATTLVYVHGKGIVLNEPSVVAVEKKSEKVLAVGADAKKMLGRTPGNIIAVRPMKEGVIADFEMAEQMLKHFIRKAHNRSAFVRPRIIIGVPSRITQVEQRAVRDSAELAGAREVYLIEEPVAAAIGSGLPITEPSGNMVVDVGGGTTDIAVISLGGIVYSESVKVAGDRMDEAIMNYIKKKYNLLIGEHMAERIKFEIGSAYPFEERKTMMIKGRDLISGIPRTLVIDDAEVREALQEPIGTIVNAIKIALENTPPELAGDIIDRGIVLTGGGSLLKGMDTRFREETNLPIITVDDPLTSVVLGVGKILDELDLLRKVSVMSQANNLR; from the coding sequence GTGGGGTTTCCGGGAGATGTATTCGGTTGGTTTTCCGATGACCTGGCCATTGACTTAGGCACCGCCACCACGCTCGTGTATGTCCACGGCAAGGGGATCGTTCTGAACGAGCCCTCGGTCGTCGCGGTTGAAAAGAAAAGCGAGAAAGTGCTGGCAGTGGGAGCCGACGCGAAGAAGATGCTCGGCCGCACACCCGGCAATATCATCGCGGTTCGGCCGATGAAGGAAGGGGTGATCGCCGATTTCGAGATGGCCGAGCAGATGCTGAAACATTTCATCCGGAAGGCGCACAATCGCAGCGCATTCGTGCGGCCTCGCATCATCATCGGGGTGCCCTCCCGCATCACGCAGGTGGAACAACGTGCCGTACGTGATTCGGCGGAACTGGCGGGCGCGCGCGAGGTCTATCTGATCGAAGAGCCCGTCGCCGCGGCGATCGGCTCGGGGTTGCCCATTACGGAGCCCTCGGGCAACATGGTCGTCGATGTGGGAGGCGGCACGACGGACATCGCCGTCATCTCGCTGGGCGGGATCGTGTACAGCGAGTCCGTCAAGGTCGCCGGCGATCGGATGGACGAAGCGATCATGAATTACATCAAGAAAAAGTACAATCTGCTCATCGGTGAACATATGGCGGAGCGGATCAAGTTTGAAATCGGATCCGCCTATCCGTTCGAAGAACGGAAGACCATGATGATCAAGGGGCGTGATTTGATCTCGGGCATTCCCCGTACGCTGGTCATCGACGATGCCGAAGTTCGTGAAGCGTTGCAGGAGCCCATTGGAACGATCGTGAACGCGATCAAGATTGCTCTGGAAAACACCCCGCCGGAGCTGGCCGGGGACATCATCGACCGCGGGATCGTGTTGACTGGGGGAGGGTCCCTCCTGAAGGGGATGGACACGCGATTCCGGGAAGAAACGAACTTACCGATCATTACGGTGGACGATCCGTTGACCTCCGTGGTGTTGGGGGTCGGCAAGATTCTCGATGAGCTGGATCTCCTCCGAAAGGTATCGGTCATGTCTCAGGCGAACAACCTCCGGTAA
- a CDS encoding rod shape-determining protein MreC — protein sequence MRMVNLRAPYSARRVALVLAVIFVIGFLLLPGPLQNVFQQVGGPFGWIISWPFQAVAGIHDRISNVWGRYVALQGVEEDNQQLRRELDLLKEQNGQLREASAATERLSALLEFKKQALPTSVAAQVIGRDTGNWYKTIILNKGTSDGLQSDQGVITPAGVVGRIVKTTASTAVVLLVTDPNNAIAGLIQRTRDEGIVEGTTEGQARLKYIPLLSNARPGDHVVTSGLVGGFPRGIPIGTITRIDKEEEALFQSAELSPEVDPTRVEEVLVIRSSFLPTEGERLSIPKPKP from the coding sequence ATGCGGATGGTCAATTTACGCGCACCGTACAGCGCTCGGCGTGTCGCCCTCGTCCTGGCCGTCATTTTCGTGATCGGCTTCCTGCTTCTCCCAGGCCCGCTTCAAAATGTCTTTCAGCAGGTGGGCGGTCCCTTCGGATGGATCATCAGTTGGCCTTTCCAAGCCGTGGCCGGCATTCATGATCGGATCTCGAATGTCTGGGGACGATACGTGGCGCTCCAAGGAGTGGAGGAAGACAATCAACAATTGAGGAGAGAGCTGGATCTGCTCAAGGAACAAAACGGGCAACTGCGAGAAGCCTCCGCGGCGACGGAACGGCTCTCGGCCCTGCTGGAATTCAAGAAACAAGCCCTTCCCACATCCGTAGCCGCCCAAGTGATCGGGCGTGATACCGGCAATTGGTATAAAACGATCATTCTGAACAAGGGAACGTCCGATGGGCTTCAGTCGGACCAGGGAGTGATTACGCCGGCGGGCGTGGTCGGGCGCATCGTCAAGACCACGGCCTCCACCGCCGTCGTCCTGCTCGTGACGGATCCCAACAATGCGATCGCCGGGCTCATTCAACGCACGAGGGATGAAGGAATCGTGGAAGGGACGACAGAGGGACAGGCCCGGCTCAAATACATTCCGTTGTTGTCCAACGCACGGCCCGGCGATCATGTCGTCACATCGGGATTGGTCGGTGGGTTCCCACGCGGGATACCGATCGGCACGATCACCAGAATCGACAAGGAGGAAGAAGCGTTGTTCCAATCCGCGGAACTTTCTCCGGAGGTCGATCCGACTCGGGTGGAAGAAGTGTTGGTCATTCGATCGTCCTTTCTTCCGACCGAAGGGGAGCGGCTGAGCATTCCGAAGCCCAAGCCATGA
- a CDS encoding ribonuclease G (involved in the processing of the 5'end of 16S rRNA): protein MGSEIAITVAREETRVAVLDGGVVTDLFGDRAKHKDFVGNIYKGKVAKVLPGMQAAFVDIGLEKAAFMHVSDLLVDAEPGDMLVEAEEDEKDSEMLRPKRQSAKPIEQLLSEGQELMVQISKGPIGTKGSRVTTYVSLPGRYLVFMPNVDHIGVSRRIPRDEERARLKDIMRRVRRSGFGYIVRTVSEGVKEDELKSDVDFLHVLWQDILTKREQLAAPALLHSDLSLSFRVVRDLFGKKVDRLWIDSRDEYEAIRDFVQRFSPEQTSRIHFYDKDEPLFDHLGVEQEIARALSRKVWLKSGGYLVIDHTEAMTVIDVNTGRFVGKRDQEETILRNNLEAAKEVAYQLKLRGIGGIIIVDFIDMEREKNRDKVYHALVDAMASDKARTRISRISDLGLIEISRERVREDLLRSLSEPCRYCEGRGYTKSPTTVAYEIFREIRRIEPSADQQRIIVGAHPTVAELLQDEERYGVEALERTCSAKIIVTPDSQLHLEQYDLVVL from the coding sequence ATGGGAAGTGAGATTGCGATCACCGTCGCGCGGGAAGAAACCCGCGTGGCCGTGCTTGACGGCGGAGTCGTCACCGATTTGTTCGGGGACCGCGCGAAGCACAAGGATTTTGTCGGAAACATCTATAAGGGCAAGGTGGCCAAGGTGTTGCCCGGGATGCAAGCCGCCTTTGTGGATATCGGCCTGGAAAAAGCGGCGTTCATGCATGTCTCCGATTTGTTGGTGGACGCGGAGCCGGGAGACATGCTGGTCGAGGCCGAAGAGGACGAAAAAGACTCGGAGATGCTCCGGCCGAAGCGCCAGAGCGCCAAACCGATCGAACAGCTGTTGAGCGAAGGCCAGGAGCTGATGGTCCAAATCTCCAAGGGGCCGATCGGTACCAAGGGGTCGCGTGTGACGACGTACGTGTCGCTTCCGGGGCGATATCTGGTCTTTATGCCGAACGTCGATCATATCGGGGTCTCTCGGCGCATTCCGCGGGATGAGGAGCGGGCCAGACTTAAAGACATCATGCGTCGGGTCAGGCGTTCGGGCTTCGGCTACATCGTGCGGACGGTGAGCGAAGGCGTCAAGGAAGATGAATTGAAGTCCGACGTCGATTTTCTGCACGTCCTCTGGCAGGACATTTTGACGAAGCGTGAGCAATTGGCCGCTCCCGCGTTGCTGCATTCCGATTTGAGCTTGAGCTTCCGTGTCGTCAGGGACCTGTTCGGCAAGAAGGTCGATCGGTTGTGGATCGATTCACGGGACGAGTACGAAGCCATTCGGGACTTCGTCCAACGCTTTTCTCCTGAGCAGACCTCACGCATACATTTTTACGACAAGGACGAGCCACTGTTCGATCATCTGGGGGTGGAGCAGGAAATCGCCCGTGCCTTGAGCCGAAAGGTCTGGCTCAAGTCGGGCGGCTATCTCGTGATCGACCATACCGAAGCGATGACGGTCATCGACGTGAACACGGGACGGTTCGTAGGGAAGCGGGATCAGGAAGAAACCATCTTGCGCAACAATCTCGAAGCGGCCAAAGAGGTGGCCTATCAGCTGAAGTTGCGGGGAATCGGCGGCATCATCATCGTCGATTTCATCGATATGGAGCGGGAGAAAAATCGGGACAAGGTCTATCATGCGTTGGTGGACGCCATGGCATCGGACAAGGCGAGAACGAGGATCTCCAGGATTTCGGATCTCGGGCTGATCGAAATCTCCCGCGAGCGGGTGCGAGAAGATCTGTTGCGGTCGCTGTCGGAGCCGTGCCGCTACTGCGAGGGCCGTGGGTATACGAAGTCTCCCACGACCGTCGCGTACGAGATTTTCCGCGAGATCCGACGGATTGAACCGTCGGCCGATCAGCAACGGATCATCGTAGGAGCCCATCCGACGGTGGCGGAATTGCTGCAAGACGAAGAACGTTACGGAGTAGAAGCATTGGAGCGGACCTGCTCGGCCAAAATTATCGTCACACCGGACAGTCAGTTGCATCTGGAGCAGTACGATCTGGTCGTGCTCTAG
- a CDS encoding DNA-binding protein, which produces MDKASLTSWLSLQAIDGVGDRTLIKLIHTFGTPEVVLGATIDDLVGAGCSPGLAESVRGGPAENIRRQIDRQVKLVERLKIQTVTLFDRSYPARLKAISDPPPLLYVSGNLLPQDEVAVAVVGGRHATSSGKLITEEIAKDLAGCGVTIVSGLARGIDAAAHRGALSGKGRTIAVLGCGIDRTYPSEHQLLRRNIESHGAVVSELPIGAAPQSHHFPRRNRIISGLSLGVLVGEAATDSGSLITAKLALEQGREVFAVPGSIKEEACRGSNRLIKEGAKLIEGAHDILEEILPQVDARQRAMLRLDGAVMPAQAPLRKEDALVYDTLSYEARSIDTIIESTGLSAAEVSAVLLSLELDGRIRQLPGQQYIRL; this is translated from the coding sequence ATGGATAAAGCATCCTTGACCTCCTGGCTCTCGCTCCAGGCGATTGACGGCGTCGGCGACCGTACTCTGATCAAGTTGATCCATACGTTCGGAACTCCCGAGGTGGTGCTCGGTGCGACGATAGACGACTTGGTCGGCGCCGGATGCAGTCCGGGACTGGCTGAATCCGTGCGAGGTGGACCGGCGGAGAATATCCGACGGCAGATCGATCGGCAGGTGAAGCTTGTCGAGCGGCTCAAGATTCAAACCGTCACCCTATTTGACCGGTCCTATCCGGCTCGACTCAAAGCCATTTCCGATCCGCCGCCGTTATTGTATGTGAGCGGAAATTTGTTGCCGCAGGATGAGGTGGCGGTGGCCGTTGTGGGGGGACGACATGCGACGTCATCCGGAAAACTCATCACGGAGGAAATTGCGAAAGATCTGGCGGGATGTGGGGTGACGATCGTGAGCGGTCTGGCCCGGGGGATCGATGCGGCGGCGCACCGAGGCGCGTTGTCGGGGAAGGGCCGTACGATCGCGGTCCTGGGTTGCGGCATCGACCGAACGTACCCTTCGGAACATCAGCTACTCCGTCGCAACATCGAGTCGCATGGCGCCGTCGTTTCGGAACTGCCGATCGGAGCCGCGCCTCAAAGCCATCATTTCCCGCGCAGGAACCGAATCATCAGCGGGCTCTCGTTGGGTGTGCTGGTCGGTGAAGCGGCGACCGACAGCGGCTCCCTGATTACGGCCAAGTTGGCGCTCGAGCAAGGCCGAGAAGTCTTCGCCGTCCCCGGCTCGATCAAGGAAGAGGCTTGCCGGGGGTCGAATCGCCTGATCAAAGAAGGGGCGAAACTCATCGAGGGCGCCCACGATATTCTCGAGGAAATTCTTCCGCAAGTCGATGCGCGCCAGCGAGCGATGTTGCGTCTCGACGGCGCAGTGATGCCGGCGCAGGCGCCGTTAAGGAAGGAGGACGCGTTGGTGTATGACACGTTGTCCTACGAGGCGCGATCCATCGACACGATCATCGAGAGCACGGGATTGAGCGCGGCGGAGGTATCGGCGGTATTGCTGTCATTGGAATTGGATGGTCGGATCCGTCAATTGCCGGGTCAGCAGTATATCCGTCTGTAG
- a CDS encoding DNA topoisomerase I (catalyzes the ATP-dependent breakage of single-stranded DNA followed by passage and rejoining, maintains net negative superhelicity): MAKNLIIVESPTKAKTITKYLGRGYTVMASVGHVKDLPTSKLGVDLENDFEPQYVTIKGKSKVLAEIKKKAEEADKVFLAPDPDREGEAIAWHIEQELLGKSKKKKKDGKIFRVLFNEITESAIKRALQSPGEIDMKLVNAQQARRVLDRIVGYQGSQLLWNKVRRGLSMGRVQSVAMRLICEREAERDAFRAEEYWSITALLAGANPPSFEAKLHSINDEEASIENAEQAGRIVGEIQGKTFVVQSIERREKKRNPVAPFITSRLQQEASRKLHFSPKKTMTLAQQLYEGIEIGAEGATGLITYMRTDSPRISNEAMADAREVIHARFGADYLPATPNVYKTAKAAQEAHEAIRPTSASRDPESIRQYLDHDQYNLYKLIWNRFIASQMVPAILDVTRIDSAPVETKNRYLFRSTGTVVKFPGHTIVYLEGFDKESPSQKPKADQEAEDEERQLPTLSEGERLRLVEQEGQTVPGMLSKQHFTQPPPRYNEALLIKELEEKGIGRPSTYAAIISTIQDRKYVEKTEGRLVPTETGKTVNEFLLKGFPALINVDFTSQLEEQLDQVEEGNKQWVTAVRDFYTPFTREMERAKTIPGPKDIVEPPTDIPCEKCGRMMEIKWGRNGKFLACPAYKDDPPCKNTQNFERLPDGTIKIVPKQELTTDQVCDKCGSPMVVKTGRFGKFIACSAYPQCKTTKPLALGVKCPQPDCGGDLVQKRTKKGRSFFACSNYPKCEYALWDRPVPKVCPTCQAPFLVEKISKQDGRSVQCRNQDCGYREAG, from the coding sequence ATGGCAAAAAATCTGATTATCGTTGAGTCGCCGACGAAGGCGAAGACGATTACGAAATATCTGGGTCGCGGCTATACCGTCATGGCGTCGGTGGGGCATGTCAAGGATCTTCCGACCAGCAAACTGGGCGTGGATCTCGAGAATGACTTTGAACCGCAGTACGTCACCATCAAGGGCAAGTCGAAGGTCCTGGCCGAGATCAAGAAGAAGGCGGAGGAAGCCGACAAGGTGTTTCTGGCGCCGGACCCCGATCGTGAAGGAGAAGCGATCGCCTGGCACATCGAGCAGGAGTTGCTCGGCAAATCGAAGAAGAAAAAGAAAGACGGAAAGATTTTTCGGGTCCTCTTCAACGAAATCACCGAATCAGCGATCAAGCGCGCGCTCCAATCGCCGGGCGAGATCGACATGAAGCTCGTCAACGCCCAGCAGGCCCGCCGCGTGCTGGATCGCATCGTCGGATATCAAGGCAGTCAGCTGCTCTGGAACAAGGTTCGACGCGGGCTCAGCATGGGGCGGGTGCAGTCGGTGGCCATGCGGCTGATTTGCGAGCGGGAGGCGGAGCGGGATGCGTTCCGAGCCGAGGAGTATTGGTCGATCACCGCGCTGCTGGCTGGCGCCAATCCCCCGTCATTCGAGGCGAAGCTCCACAGCATCAACGATGAAGAGGCCTCGATCGAGAACGCCGAGCAAGCCGGCCGCATCGTCGGCGAGATTCAAGGGAAGACCTTCGTCGTCCAATCGATCGAGCGGCGGGAAAAGAAACGGAATCCCGTCGCGCCGTTCATCACGAGCCGGTTGCAACAGGAAGCGTCGCGCAAGCTGCACTTCTCGCCGAAAAAAACCATGACACTCGCGCAGCAGTTGTATGAAGGGATCGAAATCGGCGCCGAAGGAGCGACGGGTCTGATCACCTATATGAGAACCGACTCGCCCCGCATCTCCAACGAAGCGATGGCCGACGCGCGCGAGGTGATCCATGCTCGATTCGGGGCCGATTATCTTCCCGCCACGCCGAACGTGTACAAGACCGCGAAGGCCGCGCAGGAAGCGCACGAGGCGATCAGGCCGACGTCAGCGAGCCGGGACCCGGAGTCCATTCGCCAGTACTTGGACCATGATCAGTACAATCTCTACAAGCTGATCTGGAATCGGTTCATCGCGTCGCAGATGGTGCCGGCCATTTTGGACGTCACCCGCATCGATTCGGCCCCCGTCGAGACCAAGAATCGGTATCTCTTCCGTTCGACCGGAACGGTCGTGAAGTTTCCGGGCCATACGATCGTGTATCTGGAAGGATTCGACAAAGAATCGCCCTCGCAGAAGCCGAAGGCCGACCAGGAGGCGGAGGACGAAGAACGTCAGCTTCCGACCCTGTCCGAAGGAGAACGGCTGCGACTGGTCGAGCAGGAAGGGCAGACGGTCCCGGGAATGTTGTCAAAACAACACTTCACGCAGCCGCCGCCACGGTATAACGAAGCGCTCTTGATCAAAGAACTGGAGGAAAAAGGCATCGGGCGACCGTCCACCTACGCGGCCATCATCTCCACGATCCAAGACCGGAAGTATGTCGAAAAGACCGAGGGGCGCTTGGTGCCGACGGAAACCGGGAAAACCGTCAACGAGTTTTTACTGAAGGGCTTCCCTGCGCTCATCAACGTCGATTTCACCTCGCAACTCGAAGAACAGCTCGACCAAGTCGAAGAGGGGAATAAGCAGTGGGTTACGGCGGTACGCGACTTTTACACACCCTTCACGCGGGAAATGGAACGGGCGAAGACCATTCCGGGTCCCAAGGACATTGTCGAACCGCCGACCGATATCCCGTGCGAGAAATGCGGCCGGATGATGGAGATCAAGTGGGGCCGGAATGGGAAGTTTCTGGCCTGTCCGGCGTACAAGGATGATCCGCCCTGCAAGAACACCCAAAACTTCGAGCGGCTGCCGGACGGCACCATCAAGATTGTGCCCAAGCAGGAACTCACCACCGATCAAGTCTGCGATAAATGCGGAAGCCCGATGGTGGTGAAGACGGGGCGGTTCGGCAAATTCATCGCCTGTTCCGCCTATCCTCAGTGCAAGACGACGAAGCCGCTGGCGCTGGGCGTCAAATGTCCGCAGCCTGATTGCGGCGGCGATCTCGTGCAGAAACGGACGAAGAAGGGACGCTCATTTTTTGCCTGCAGCAACTATCCCAAATGTGAATATGCCTTATGGGATCGTCCCGTGCCGAAGGTCTGTCCCACGTGCCAGGCCCCGTTCCTCGTCGAAAAAATCAGTAAGCAAGACGGCCGCAGCGTCCAATGCCGCAACCAAGATTGCGGCTACCGCGAGGCGGGATAA
- a CDS encoding nucleoside permease nupX — protein MEEWPYRLLACVGFVTIALLAWATGKRNRPNWTTIGGSAVLAWGLGIVSFWFPGSRWLWSMINDLVVAVLTASQKGTVFLLGPLALGPGQTLPDGTVSIGFILAAQALPAVVFFAALMAGLYYVGVMQAIVGLFARLFYRTMGLSGAESLSGAANIFVGIEAGLIVRPYLTAMTRSELLLVLTCMMATVASTVMGIYVSALQHTVPQIAGHLISASVISIPCAVLISKLTWPEDGQPVTLGGVPAVPTERNLSPSSDGEAIPPPSNLIVALIDGAGQGMKMAVGIASLLIVFLGVEALVDLTLAQLPAIGGVPLSVTRVLAWLTWPFAVLLGLRPEEWQLGADLLGSRFIETEVAAYFKLAAAQSASSPPLSPRSLTAMTYALCGFVHVASMGIFVGGISALVPHRAKDISLLGLRALWTAYLTTLLTGCIAGVLAAS, from the coding sequence GTGGAGGAATGGCCGTATCGCCTGCTGGCCTGTGTCGGTTTCGTGACGATCGCATTACTGGCCTGGGCAACGGGAAAACGCAATCGGCCGAATTGGACGACCATTGGGGGCAGCGCCGTCTTGGCCTGGGGACTCGGGATCGTGTCCTTTTGGTTTCCGGGCTCCCGCTGGCTCTGGAGCATGATCAACGATCTCGTGGTCGCCGTGCTCACCGCCTCGCAAAAGGGCACGGTGTTTCTGCTTGGGCCTCTCGCACTTGGTCCCGGCCAGACGTTGCCGGATGGGACAGTCTCGATCGGGTTTATCTTGGCGGCGCAAGCGCTGCCGGCGGTCGTGTTCTTTGCCGCCTTGATGGCGGGTCTCTACTATGTAGGCGTCATGCAAGCGATCGTGGGTCTGTTTGCCAGGCTTTTTTACCGGACCATGGGCTTATCGGGGGCCGAGTCTCTGTCCGGCGCGGCGAATATCTTCGTCGGCATCGAGGCGGGCTTGATCGTTCGTCCCTACCTCACGGCCATGACGCGGTCGGAACTGCTCTTGGTGCTGACGTGCATGATGGCGACCGTGGCGAGCACGGTCATGGGCATCTACGTGTCGGCTCTGCAACATACAGTGCCTCAGATCGCCGGGCATTTGATTTCCGCGTCGGTGATTTCTATTCCTTGCGCGGTACTCATCAGTAAGCTCACGTGGCCCGAAGATGGACAGCCTGTGACGCTGGGCGGCGTGCCTGCTGTGCCCACCGAGCGGAACCTATCCCCTTCATCCGACGGTGAAGCAATTCCGCCGCCCTCCAACCTCATTGTCGCCCTGATCGATGGGGCGGGGCAGGGCATGAAAATGGCCGTTGGCATCGCTTCGTTGCTGATCGTATTTCTTGGAGTGGAAGCGTTGGTCGATTTGACGCTGGCACAGCTTCCTGCGATCGGTGGAGTGCCGCTCTCCGTCACACGGGTCCTCGCCTGGCTGACCTGGCCGTTCGCCGTTCTTCTCGGTCTCCGTCCTGAGGAATGGCAGCTCGGCGCGGACTTACTGGGGTCGCGGTTTATCGAGACGGAAGTGGCGGCCTATTTCAAGTTGGCCGCCGCGCAATCCGCATCTTCGCCGCCGCTCTCCCCACGGTCCCTCACGGCCATGACCTACGCCCTCTGCGGATTCGTGCATGTGGCGAGTATGGGCATCTTTGTCGGCGGCATCTCCGCCTTGGTGCCGCATCGGGCAAAAGACATCTCGCTCTTGGGGCTGCGCGCGTTGTGGACCGCTTATTTGACGACGTTGCTGACCGGTTGTATCGCCGGAGTGCTCGCAGCTTCCTAA